In Elephas maximus indicus isolate mEleMax1 chromosome 7, mEleMax1 primary haplotype, whole genome shotgun sequence, the following proteins share a genomic window:
- the SLC22A11 gene encoding solute carrier family 22 member 11: MAFAELLEQAGNMGLFQALQIFTFLFPSILLPSQLLLENFSAATPGHRCWAPTLDNGSEVPANLSLKDLLTVSIPTDPQQGPSHCHRFRHPQWHLLDLNVTATNWSKEATEPCVDGWVYDSSTFTSTVVTQWDLVCHSQHLKPMGQSIYMVGILLGSTVWGLLSDRFGRKPTLIWCCLHVAVTSTLTIFAPNFLIYCGLRFVSAFAVAGIVMTSTMLLVEWTPTPKRAVSMTILGCFLSLGQMGLGGLAFALRDWRTLQLAVSVPFFATFLANWWLPESARWLIIMGKPDKGLQELKKVARINGQKEAKKTLTIEVLMSSMQEELASAKTRQTWLDLFHMPELRWRLFGLFVVIFSVTFSYYGLVLDLQNLGSDIFLLQVLFGAVDFLGRATTPFLLKFFGHRITIASSQSTAGFFILANVLVPRDFQSMRVVFAVLGKGCFGVTLTCLTVYRTELFPTSLRMTADGLLQAAGRLGAVMGPLIGMTRQALPLLPPLSYGITPIASSFLLLPLPETKGLPLPDTMQSLENHHALLFFLVKLAVHSQMPWSESPGCPQSCFINKTGPVLSLPGSRFLSAAS; the protein is encoded by the exons ATGGCATTCGCAGAGCTCCTGGAGCAAGCGGGGAACATGGGTCTCTTCCAGGCCCTGCAGATTTTCACCTTCCTCTTCCCCTCCATCTTGCTGCCCTCCCAGCTGCTTCTGGAGAACTTCTCGGCTGCCACCCCAGGCCACCGCTGCTGGGCCCCCACGCTGGACAATGGCTCCGAGGTACCAGCAAACCTCTCCCTTAAGGACCTGCTGACCGTCTCCATCCCGACTGACCCCCAACAAGGGCCCAGCCATTGTCACCGCTTCCGCCACCCACAGTGGCACCTCCTGGACCTCAACGTCACGGCCACCAATTGGAGTAAGGAAGCCACAGAGCCGTGCGTGGATGGCTGGGTCTACGACAGCAGCACCTTCACCTCCACTGTTGTCACCCAG TGGGACCTGGTATGCCACTCCCAGCACCTGAAGCCTATGGGCCAGTCCATCTACATGGTCGGGATTCTGCTGGGATCCACCGTGTGGGGCCTTCTCTCCGACCG GTTTGGGCGTAAGCCGACATTGATCTGGTGCTGCCTGCATGTGGCTGTGACCAGCACCCTCACAATCTTCGCCCCGAATTTCCTCATCTACTGTGGCCTCCGGTTTGTGAGTGCATTTGCAGTGGCCGGCATCGTGATGACCTCGACAATGCTCC TGGTGGAGTGGACCCCGACACCCAAGAGGGCTGTCTCCATGACGATACTGGGATGCTTCCTCAGCTTGGGCCAGATGGGCCTGGGCGGCCTGGCCTTCGCCCTGCGGGACTGGCGGACGCTCCAGCTGGCTGTTTCAGTGCCCTTCTTTGCCACCTTCCTGGCTAACTG GTGGTTGCCAGAATCTGCCCGGTGGCTAATTATCATGGGCAAACCAGACAAAGGGCTTCAGGAACTCAAAAAAGTGGCCAGGATCAATGGCCAGAAAGAAGCCAAAAAGACACTGACCATAGAG GTGCTGATGTCCAGCATGCAGGAGGAACTGGCCTCTGCCAAGACCCGCCAGACGTGGCTGGACCTGTTCCACATGCCCGAGCTCCGCTGGAGACTCTTTGGACTGTTTGTGGTGAT ATTCTCTGTAACGTTCTCCTACTACGGGCTGGTCCTGGACCTGCAGAACCTGGGCAGTGATATCTTCCTCCTCCAAGTCCTCTTTGGAGCCGTGGACTTCCTGGGCCGGGCCACCACCCCCTTCTTGCTCAAGTTCTTCGGCCACCGCATCACCATAGCCAGCTCCCAGTCCACTGCTGGCTTCTTCATTCTGGCCAACGTGCTGGTGCCACGAG ATTTTCAGAGCATGCGCGTGGTCTTTGCAGTGCTGGGAAAGGGATGCTTCGGGGTAACCTTAACCTGCCTCACCGTCTACAGGACTGAACTCTTCCCAACTTCTCTGCG GATGACAGCAGATGGCCTCCTGCAGGCAGCAGGCAGGCTGGGGGCTGTGATGGGCCCTCTGATTGGGATGACTCGCCAGGCCCTGCCCCTGCTGCCCCCCCTCTCCTATGGTATCACCCCCATCGCTTCcagcttcctcctcctgcccctcccagAGACCAAAGGACTTCCACTCCCCGACACCATGCAGAGCCTGGAGAACCA CCACGCCCTCCTGTTCTTTCTGGTGAAACTGGCTGTGCATAGCCAGATGCCCTGGTCAGAGTCTCCTGGCTGCCCACAGAGCTGCTTCATTAACAAGACAGGTCCTGTCCTGTCCCTGCCAGGCTCGCGATTTCTCTCGGCCGCCTCCTGA